In Pongo abelii isolate AG06213 chromosome X, NHGRI_mPonAbe1-v2.0_pri, whole genome shotgun sequence, one DNA window encodes the following:
- the DCAF12L1 gene encoding DDB1- and CUL4-associated factor 12-like protein 1 — MAQQQTGSRKRKAPAVEAGAESSPSQGLAAADGEGPLLLKRQRRPATSRSMVHYLKVREVGGWGPARLQSFDGEMRGYAVQRLPELLTERQLDLGTLNKVFASQWLNARQVVCGTKCNTLFVVDVQSGHIARIPLLRDREARLAQDQQGCGIHAIELNPSKTLLATGGENPNSLAIYQLPSLDPLCLGDRHGHKDWIFAVAWLSDTVAVSGSRDGTVALWRMDPDKFDDTVAWHSEVGLPVYAHIRPRDVEAIPRAIINPSNRKVRALACGGKNQELGAVSLDGYFHLWKVRSTLSRLLSIRLPYFRDNVCLTYCDDMSVYAVGSHSHVSFLDLRQDQQNIRPLCSREGGTGVRSLSFYRHIITVGTGQGSLLFYDVRAQKFLEERASATLESSSGPARRKLRLACGRGWLNHNDFWVNYFGGMEVFPSALYTHCYNWPEMKLFVAGGPLPAGLHGNYAGLWS; from the coding sequence ATGGCCCAGCAGCAAACAGGTAGCAGGAAACGGAAAGCGCCCGCGGTCGAGGCGGGCGCCGAGAGCTCGCCGTCGCAGGGCTTGGCGGCAGCGGACGGTGAGGGGCCgctgctactcaagaggcagaggcgGCCGGCGACGTCTCGCTCGATGGTGCACTATCTGAAGGTTCGGGAGGTAGGCGGGTGGGGCCCCGCCAGGCTCCAGAGCTTCGATGGCGAGATGCGAGGCTACGCGGTACAGAGGCTGCCCGAGCTGCTGACGGAGCGCCAACTGGACCTGGGCACCCTCAACAAGGTGTTCGCGTCACAGTGGCTGAACGCCAGGCAGGTGGTGTGCGGCACCAAGTGTAACACGCTTTTCGTGGTGGACGTGCAGTCAGGCCACATCGCGCGCATTCCCCTCTTGCGGGACAGGGAGGCCAGGCTGGCCCAAGACCAACAGGGCTGCGGCATCCATGCCATCGAGCTGAATCCCTCCAAGACGCTTCTGGCCACCGGCGGCGAAAACCCCAACAGCCTGGCCATCTACCAGCTGCCCTCCCTGGATCCCCTGTGCCTGGGCGACCGCCATGGCCACAAGGACTGGATCTTCGCTGTCGCCTGGCTGAGTGACACCGTAGCCGTGAGCGGCTCCCGCGACGGCACTGTGGCGCTGTGGCGGATGGACCCGGACAAGTTCGATGACACTGTTGCCTGGCATAGCGAGGTGGGTCTCCCCGTATATGCCCATATCCGTCCGAGGGATGTGGAGGCCATCCCCAGGGCCATCATCAACCCCAGTAACCGCAAGGTGCGGGCCCTGGCCTGCGGCGGCAAGAACCAGGAACTGGGAGCGGTGTCCTTGGACGGCTACTTCCACCTGTGGAAAGTCCGGAGCACACTATCCAGGCTGCTGTCCATCAGGCTGCCCTACTTCCGGGATAATGTGTGCCTGACCTACTGTGATGATATGTCTGTGTACGCCGTGGGCTCCCATTCCCACGTCTCTTTCCTGGATCTGCGCCAGGACCAGCAGAACATCCGGCCCCTGTGTTCTCGAGAGGGTGGCACGGGAGTGCGGTCGCTGAGCTTCTACCGCCACATCATCACTGTGGGCACCGGTCAGGGCTCCCTGCTCTTCTATGACGTCCGGGCCCAGAAATTCCTGGAGGAAAGAGCCTCCGCCACCCTGGAGTCCTCTTCAGGACCTGCAAGGAGGAAGCTCAGGCTTGCCTGTGGCAGAGGCTGGCTCAACCACAATGATTTCTGGGTGAATTACTTTGGTGGCATGGAAGTGTTTCCCAGTGCGCTCTACACCCACTGCTACAACTGGCCGGAGATGAAGCTCTTTGTGGCTGGGGGGCCTCTCCCTGCAGGCCTCCATGGGAACTATGCAGGCCTCTGGAGCTAA